The genomic stretch ATAGCAACATCACCCTTGTATACATGGTAACATCCCAAAGCTTGACCCATTTcctgattttttatttttgttggattGGTATTTCAATCGTACCTTATTTGTGAGAATGTGTAAATTCAGATAAATAGATGGTGTGGTTTTTCTATGTACGTTTTTTGTTTGCTATTTGTGGTTGTGATTTTCTTGCATTGTTTTTTTTCTCTGTAGTTAGTTGTTTTGTTTCTTAGCTTTTATTTGCGAGAATGTGTAAATTCAGCTAAATTGTTGGCGTCGCTTTTCTATGTCCGTTTTTTGTTTGCCAGTCGTGCTTAGGATTTTCTTGCATTGTTTTTTTTCTCTGTAGTTAGTTGTTTTGTTTCTTAGCTTGACAGGTTCTCtttgtatttatttttagaaCTTAGTATGTTATATGTTATAACAAGTTTCAACACAAcgttactattattattactagtattattaatattattggtattattattattattattaatagtattattattattattagtattattataattattattagttttattattattattattattattattattattattattattaatagtattattatttgtattagtattattattagtattagtattattaatagtattattattattattagtattattattagtattagtattattaatagtattattattattattattagtattattaatattattattattagtattattatttttagtattattataagtattattattattagtattattattattattattattattattattagtattattattattattgttattagtattattattattattattattatgaaaaaatgcaaataaccaagtttaaaaaaattttacCCAAAAAACCAGGTTTTGGGAGAAATTACCTGGGTAACCAGATTTGGGAGGTGCCCTACACATAAGATCCACCTCTCGTGGAGCCACCAGTCCTAATCGTGGAGCAACCTCCACCAACAATTAGTTGTTTGTCATGTGTTTGTACTACTGATGTTTTTGTAGTTGTATTTGTATTACTtatgtatttatatttgtatttgtactacatatgtatttgtatttgtattacttatttatttgtattatcttttattaaatcaactagttatgAATTTGTACTacctttaattaaatcaactactCATGTATTTGTCTTGTAGTGAAGCTGTCTTCATGACCCATATTGTGAGTCTGtattttggacagtcaaatacgcatgctttcgtctagtcaCGTCAAGTCAGGCGTTGATCAGTGTGCTTGCATTTATCATTCAACttaggcgtgcttgtaaacagtacgcaacaGTACTCCTTTTCTAtccactactattataaattacGGGCTCCTAGGGTTGAATGCATACATAGAAACTCAAACACCATACACCAAACACATACACAACAATGAAAGCTCGCATTAGGCCAGACGGATCGCATCGGAAAAATGGGCCCCCGCCACCAAAGAAGCGTCTCGACTATGAACCAGATTACCCCAGAAGGAGCGGGCATGTCATATACTCTGCAGTGAAACTCCTCATACCggtaatgttttggaatatcAATTCCGTGgcccaactcaagaggactctcctGAGGGTTTTGGAAGGGGAGTACCAACCCGGCGAAGAGATAAGAAGTATCAAAaggcttagaacaaggggtgGTTTTGTCATCGGAGAAAGGGAACGCGGGTGGGAGAATGTGGAATACGACGTGGATTGCACTCGAATGATTCATTGAacaaatgacattgttttaaccattttaatttcttagatgttttagttttcttATTTTCTGTTAGTGGCTTTTaatgtaccttttaattaatgaatgaatctTTTCTATCAAAATCGTTTTTTCGTTACAACAACTCGGTTAAGTTCATGGAGTGAATGtaccaaaatttatttttaatctgAGATTTCACTACAGAGAAAACACATGATCAACTCTCTTAAAAATCGGCAAGTCAGTCAGGGCAGCAAATATGGGAGAAAATGTGAGAAACAGCTGAAAAAATTTGTGGAAAAATACTAcacatagtttttttatttaaaaaaaatattaaaaaaaaggaatGCACTTAGGCGCCAcgggaggtggctcctatgtgtaggTAATtccaattatataaattataatttgtatGTAATTTCTTTTGTGAGGCTTTGTCTTGTTCTTAGTTCTCCCTTTTATATAATATATCttgtttatatataaaaaaaatgtagtaTTCATTTTTGACATTATTACTTATTACTCATAATAGTTTGATATTTAAAAATGCAATCAATTATTATTCATTTGTGgcattttcaatttatttacttatttacaaataatttatttatcaaaacaacactacaacgcgcaaggcttttaaaagcgcttttttggcctttaacagcgctttaaagcgctgccaaagccagcgctggcgtagcctacaaaagcgcttctaaaagcgctctggtaggcccccctttaagagcgctttttccagaaaaagcgctctcgtaggcccccctttaagagcgctttttccagaaaagcgctcttatagccccccctgtgagagttaaaaaaaaaaaagcaacatacgaaagcgcttttggaaaagcgctcttatagggtggcctttaagagcgcttttttaggaaaaagcgctcttaaaggccaccctataagagcgcttttccagaagcgctttcgtatgttgcgtttttttttttttaattcttttttattaatctttggcagcgcttttactaagaagcgctttagtaggtttgTGAGgttttttaatgtgcagcctgtaatttaatccgcccagtcgacctgtaatattttcgacctgtaatattttcgacctgtaatttattttcgacctgtaatttattttcgacgatattatttcagccatcagtaagacaatatatataccaaaataatatccaaaattatatatatacatcatatattacaacatcaataatgttatataaaattgtaagtaaatcgacacaaatcctacataaAAAAgtgcttaatataaaaatgactcaaatcctcttttatttcttccaacttaagtttcgggtatgtagcggcacggaattcgtcaaggtactacaaaacaaaaaaaaatatgaatgatacatttagttaaatgtaataagttatatgaaattatcttaagttataaattcataccgtgagcggaatctctaattgatttgcctgaaggatttcttttatatacctcaatacaaagtatccgcaatcgtaactgtttcgctgttgcggacactacatagaaaaacaaataagattctatagttgtgcattgttttatcaagtagcataaatatattataagcaacattgtgaaaaataatttacctgcacttggatccaagtaatgttgctagatttagttcgggatacctgtgcgtcccgttgacttcggaacacttgtattgatctaattaacaaatatataaaagcatatgtttagatcaatcccacaaataagtaaatatatataaatatacacgagtatatatttagaacgatcccacttacaaatcaacgatgtccttcatggcctgataattggtccattcaccatttaccgaattcagataatacacgacttcccttatagggttgatagcaagcagcaaccagtgtgctctataaataaaaacaataggttatatgaaaatttggctatacacaaaagaaacagaaattagatgaacaaagaatgagaaactaaccctactggtcgggtattatacgcccaaagatgcagacattctgtgttgccggtggacatgaatctatcgactaatcgctgtctaactgattcccgttccgaagcaattgccattccgctgcagtgggcggaagacacgaaacggaatctgttagacaacggagtcccgcgcaacactctgtcatacaacaaccttaaataaaaacataataaacattagattattttcattgaaatgtgtaaataaattatattgtgggactaattaaataatatatcggatgagggaatattacaggatgtatgagtgcatgttattgacgcctagttgatcatgcttaaaaatctcctccaagtcaccAAGTTCAATaaatgacttgaattcaataccgaagacactctcatccataacgatttcacgtaacgcaccgtccttcaaatcggacatatcaaccattgttgcgagcgtcgaccggtaccgaggcacaaaagaaccgcctttttttcccgctggcttcggaggaccagtgggtggtacggtacgaacttgctgcgtcacttgttgtgactcccgagcggatgcctaaaaatcatataagttaggtaaaatataaaatcatgcagatttagattcagattaattattaacactttaaatgtacctcttttagtgatgcaacagactcctcctcccgTAAAATCCTTTTACCCTtatttgcgggttttataggagcaatctaaaattaaaatgtaaaaaatagttaataaacggtttagaattgacattcgaaaactaaatgatttcttaatcgttttcaatatacctcatcactaatgacaatgagctccgagggccatgcaacaaatgatcctattgcatctcgcagcaatgtcgtctctgagaccaagtcaggtaccggtagcatcgcatcatgatctactacaacatccaccgatactttcaggtgtccatccgggagcggtctatggtgaagtaaatctcccacagtgttgtgcacttttcccttgccaactagtcgataactcggttccgataagtatagttggcaagatgaaatgccctaaaccaatagtaaatataaagtcattatcgttaacaaaatagaacaatttgtaaggaaatagaacaatttgtaagaaatacctcgggaaattttctttgaccgttgaaactagctttatcactagtttctctcaccgatgcagtattgcacttttctttcATATAcaaatctttatctctttgcaatgcagagacttgtgcttgcaattccgccaacttttgcaacacttcttcatttgaaggatttcttctcctaggattcTTGTaataagaggttggagtcacaccatgacccttacccctcacccgaccgggatactcaggagcatgtagggctctactaagtacgctcctatcatcatgatcctcaccggtggacaccgattgcgacaaggtctcctgtaattcatttatatttcaataattattagtggagataaaaaatcatttatatattaaaaaacatttgatttaaataaagacacagtattatacttacacattcagtatacactctctgaacttcgggatcgacggcttgattcttgcccacccgagcttccctccacaacacatgcacaggaagtgaggtttcctcacttttagactcctctaactatgcattgacacaaatcgcaaaatcgtcaaataaaacacatttagacaattaattaaaacgcatttctatttacttacaattttatcctccaagcgtgcatatcccatacgcccttttttgtatggatatgcgggttttgatgctctcgcgctatttgtgacactccttttccgaaaatcttcatctctttgatttacaaacttaacccaatcttcttcatcaatgaaggtcTTATACTTTAGTGGTCTTCCCggcgcctcttcaagaaagtttccatctttatccttaagatagttatttgtcaaaaaagctttccaccctctatatctttttccggccaaactaagcaTGTACcgtctacgctcatctggtatgtcaaaggtcctctgcaaaaaaacatacgcacagtgtgttagtataagtaatgtaaacaatttatcgtcaatataataacaacaaccatatatggtatatacctgaagctcttcccaaatcgcctTTTTTCTATTATCCAAGTCGTCACTCTTcatattccatttagctacggagattggaatatgcatacgaacaagtgtaccaatgtaacttgtcaactttgcagaattaggaccaattggttggttttcagaattccattccaaagggtatactaatccttggtctctatgtcgtatgattcccttcataatcgtgatgcctcgtgcaacttcttttgcttcagtatcaggtggagcatttgtatccggagcatctctttcttgtgagttttcttgtgagtttgcaGGTGGAGCATCTttatctgaagccattgaacctgtatcaaacaaagtaaagcacattagtacactattaataagcttacaatctatacaagtcaaaccatgcatgaacaagtgtatcggaaacgaaatcggtacaaatcaaaatgagcgtcaaaaaagaaagttgtcggaattgaacgaaatttacatggctatggtaaaacgtccccatggactcaaaaataaagtcggttttccgaaattcagaccctaagcccgacttttgattacgggcagaagcaaaaccgataaaaaaacagtcccgaaatgtaaagataagtgcatgagcagctccggaatcgtcaaaatagtatatttacatgtaaagaagtcgacaaacggatacatggttcaaaacaaattagtcggtaaaatttgaataaaataatcggtacaaattgaataaaacaatcggtacaaattgaataaaacaaattgaataagtactatactattgaataaaacaatcggtacaaagtgAATaaaactattacctttatcactaacgtctctttcttttcttggtaggattgtgttcaacgcgtctcttaacaacgcggacggttggattaatccaaataccctcattatgatcatttctagtacaagattcattctcattttgatcgcttCTTGTACAAgaatcaatgccaacaccaatatcaccttgatcttcaatgttttcatcaactattttgttagataaaagcactatagaccatttcgtacttgaaggatcattgacatagaacacttgtttagcttgagaggctagaatgaaaggctcatctttgtaccctaccctattgagatccacttgcaaaaatcctgacttatccattcgtatgccactattattttcaacccacttgcaaccaaatacaggaatctgaaacttcgcgtaatcaaacaccaaaatgc from Vicia villosa cultivar HV-30 ecotype Madison, WI linkage group LG4, Vvil1.0, whole genome shotgun sequence encodes the following:
- the LOC131598241 gene encoding uncharacterized protein LOC131598241, which gives rise to MAIASERESVRQRLVDRFMSTGNTECLHLWAYNTRPVGAHWLLLAINPIREVVYYLNSVNGEWTNYQAMKDIVDLSIQVFRSQRDAQVSRTKSSNITWIQVQCPQQRNSYDCGYFVLRYIKEILQANQLEIPLTYLDEFRAATYPKLKLEEIKEDLSHFYIKHFFM